The bacterium genome segment CGGAAAAGCCCGGGATTGATCAATCCGACCACGTCGCCCGGATACGCTTCATCCAAAATCGTGCGGTCGCGTCCGAAAATCTGGAAAGGATAATTGAGTTTCACTTCTTTATCGGTGCGGAAATGTTTGACCATCATCCCGCGCTCGAAACGGCCGGACACGATACGGACAAACGACAACCGGTCGCGATGCGCTTTGTTCATATTCGCCTGAACTTTATAAACGAAGCAGGAAAATTTTTCGGTCGTCGGCTGAATTTCTCCGGCGGACGTATTCAGAGGCTGCGGTTGCGGCGCGAGTTTGCAAACGTACTGCAGAAAATTCTCCACGCCGAAGTTGGTCAACGCGCTGCCGAAAAATACCGGCGTGATTTTTTCTTTCAAAAATGCATCCATATCGAATTGCGGCAACGCGCTTTCGATCAGTTCAAGATCCTCGACGAGTTTCGCATGCGCTTGTTCGCCGAGCGACGATTTCACATTTGCGTCATGAATATCGACCATCGTTACGGGCGCTTTGTACATACCGCCGACCGTACGTTCGAAAAAATGAAAATGTTTTTCCGCACGCTCGTAGATGCCGCGGAACTGTTGTCCGTCGCCCACCGGCCAACTCATCGGCACCGCCACGATCCCGAGAACGGATTCGACGTTGTCGAGCAATTCAAACGGGCTCAGCGCCGGCCGATCGAGTTTATTAATGAATGTAATGATCGGAATTCCGCGATCGCGGCAGACTTTGAATAGTTTGATCGTTTGCGGTTCGACGCCTTTGGCCGCATCGAGTAACATGATCGCACAATCGACGGCCATGAGTGTACGGTAGGTGTCTTCACTGAAATCCTGGTGACCGGGCGTATCCAAAATATTCAACAGCACGTCGCCGTATTCCACGCGCATCGCGCTCGAGGAAACGGAAATCCCGCGTTCCTGCTCGATCTCCATCCAGTCGGAGGTCGTCGTGGCGCGTTTACCGCCGGTGACATTGCCTGCACGCTGGATCGCGCCGGAATATAATAACAGCTTTTCCGTCATCGTGGTTTTCCCCGCGTCAGGATGCGAGATGATCGCCAGCGTGCGCCGCCGGGAAATTTCCTTATTCAGATCGCCATTCGACATTGAAATTTTTTCCTGTCTTTAAAATGCCCTTGTTGTGTGATAGCGTTTTTCCGTCATGATCGTATATTAACGCGCGCGGAATATATTATAAAAGGCCGCCATTGTCACGAAAAATTTTGCAACTCTTTTAATTCGTTAGCGTATCACAGGACGCAATTCTTCACCCTAATCACTTCAAAAAAAATTCAAGGAGACTGTCATGATATCCCGTTCATTTCTTTTGGCTATTGCGTGCGTTGCGCTGACGATCGTCGAAATGGTCCCCCAGGACAAAGGATCGCGCCCAAGTCCGGCGGCGACCGCCTCTTTAACGCTGAACGGCAATGACATCGTGGTTAACTATTCCAGCCCTTCCGTCAAAGGCCGCGAAATATGGGGCAAATTAGTCCCCTACAACGAAGTCTGGCGTACGGGCGCGAATGAAAATACGACGATCTCATTTTCCAAACCCGTGAAGATCGAAGGCCAGTCGCTGGCCGCCGGAACCTACGGCGTACATACCATTCCGACTTCCGGTGAATGGACCGTGATTTTCAGCAAAGATTATAAAGCATGGGGCAGCTACAGTTACAAACAAGAGAACGATGCGTTGCGCGTTAAAGTCAAACCGCAGTCAAACGATTTTCAGGAACGCCTTGCTTTCGCCATTCAGAAACAAAACGACAACAGCGCCAATGTCGTTCTGACGTGGGAAAAATTGAAGCTCGCGTTTAAAGTTGATAATACCAATTAACAGTATGTACAAACGTTTCTTTTTATTAGTATGGTTTGCATGGATAGCTTCTGGAGTTGTCTTAGCTCAAACGTCCACATCTGATGTGTCTATGTGGGCGGCCGAGATCGGCGGGCGGTATTATGTTGTACCGAACGTCACGTATCTGGTTGCCGATAATATTGAAATCAAGCTTGACGTTTACGTACCTCGCCATGCGGATGCCGCTAATCCTGTTCCAACGGTTATATACATTCATGGCGGAGGTTGGATGGGTGGTGATAAAAACGTATCCGTGTTGCATTTTCTGCCGTATTTGGAAATGGGCTGGGCGGCCGTTAATGTTAATTACCGTGCCGGACCTTCTACAGCTCCGAAAGCCGTAGCCGATTGCCGTTGCGCACTTCGATGGGTTATCCGTAACGCTAAAAAATATAATTTTGATGTCAACAAACTGGTCGTTACCGGTGAATCGGCCGGTTCACATTTATCACTGACAACAGGCATCTTGCCCGCTACAACCGGACTTGATGAGCTATGTTCCGGCACGGAAGAATTGAAAGTTGCGGCCATCATTAATTGGTATGGCATTACGGATGTCGTAGATGTCTCTGAAGGCAAAAATCAGCAATCCTTTGCGGTGGAGTGGTTGAGTAACCTGCCTGACCCTAAAGCAACTGCGCGTCTGGTCTCGCCAATTCAGTATGTACGGCCGGGATTACCCCCAATCCTGACCATTCACGGCGATTCTGATTGGATTGCGCCGTATGATCAAGCGGTCCGTTTACACAAAGCGCTCGACAGCTGCAAAGTCCCCAATCAATTACTGACTATTCCGGGCGGTTTCCACGGAGGATTTACACGTGAAGAACGCATCAAAATTTACGCAACTATTCGAAAGTTTTTGCAATCGCACGTAATTTCTAAATAATACTGATCAGTAAATAGTATAACGCCGCATGAAGAAAAAATTAAATCACTTACCATCAAAGGAGGATCTATGAAAAAACTATTCACAATGGCTTTGATGTTGAGCTTGTTGGCGTACGCCGCCAGCGCTCAGCAACTCATCACTCTGCCGGAGGCCAGCCCCCGCGCTGAGATGATGCAGACAATCGGTCTGACGACAATAACGATTAACTACGGCAGCCCTGCCGTTAACGGACGCAAAGTATGGGGCGACCTCGTGCCTTACGGACTGGCTCCATCCGGCGGTTTTGGTTCAGGCAATCCTATGCCATGGCGCGCGGGTGCAAATGTCAATACAACGATTACTTTTAATCACGATGTGACCGTACAGGGAAAACCTCTCGCCGCCGGTACGTATGGCGTTCACATGATTCCTACCGAAAAAGACTGGACCATCATATTCAGTAAAAATCACGAATCATGGGGAAGTTTCTGGTACAATGAAGCTGAAGACGCTCTGCGCGTGACAACCACGCCTGTCAAAATGAACGATCACCAGGAAAGATTATGCTACGGTTTTGATGAAATGACCTATAGTTCAACCATCGCTTATCTGCGTTGGGAAAAATTAAAAGTTCCTTTCAAAATCGAAACGAACACGCCTCAAATTATTTTGGCTAACCTTCGGAATGAATTGCGTAACACTACGGGATTCACATGGCAGGGCTGGAACCAAGCCGCCGGATTCTGTGTACAATACAATATTAATCTTGAAGAAGGGCTCACCTGGGCTGAAAAGGCCATAGCATTCGGCGGCGGCGGAAATGCTCAATTAATGAAAGCCCGCGTGCTGGCGCAAATGGGCAAAACCAAAGAAGCGGACGATCTGATCAAAGCGACATTGGAAACCGCAACGGAAGCAGAAATTAACAACTACGGTTATCAGTTACTCGGCCAGAAAAAAACCAAAGAAGCCGTCGAAGTATTCAAAGTCAACGTACGCCGCTTTCCGAAATCATGGAATGCCTACGATAGTTTAGCGGACGGCTACGATCAATCCGGCGACAAGAAACTTGCTGTTGAAAACTATAAAAAAGCAATGCAGATGACGACGGATGAAAATCAGAAAAAACGTATCGACGGAATTTTGAAGAAATTGCAGATGTAAGCAGGGATATAAATAGCACACGGATGATGCGGTTAAGCTGTATTATCCGTGTGTTGTATTTTTAGGAATGAATAAATTAAACATCAGCGCCAGTCCCATCGTCAGTAAACATCCGATCACATTGTACCACAAAAATGAAATTTCAGTAAACATAAAACAGCACACGACCGCTATCTCTCCGAGAATCGCCGCATAAAAAGCCGCCGTCCCCCGC includes the following:
- a CDS encoding DUF2911 domain-containing protein — encoded protein: MVPQDKGSRPSPAATASLTLNGNDIVVNYSSPSVKGREIWGKLVPYNEVWRTGANENTTISFSKPVKIEGQSLAAGTYGVHTIPTSGEWTVIFSKDYKAWGSYSYKQENDALRVKVKPQSNDFQERLAFAIQKQNDNSANVVLTWEKLKLAFKVDNTN
- a CDS encoding alpha/beta hydrolase, whose protein sequence is MYKRFFLLVWFAWIASGVVLAQTSTSDVSMWAAEIGGRYYVVPNVTYLVADNIEIKLDVYVPRHADAANPVPTVIYIHGGGWMGGDKNVSVLHFLPYLEMGWAAVNVNYRAGPSTAPKAVADCRCALRWVIRNAKKYNFDVNKLVVTGESAGSHLSLTTGILPATTGLDELCSGTEELKVAAIINWYGITDVVDVSEGKNQQSFAVEWLSNLPDPKATARLVSPIQYVRPGLPPILTIHGDSDWIAPYDQAVRLHKALDSCKVPNQLLTIPGGFHGGFTREERIKIYATIRKFLQSHVISK
- a CDS encoding peptide chain release factor 3; its protein translation is MSNGDLNKEISRRRTLAIISHPDAGKTTMTEKLLLYSGAIQRAGNVTGGKRATTTSDWMEIEQERGISVSSSAMRVEYGDVLLNILDTPGHQDFSEDTYRTLMAVDCAIMLLDAAKGVEPQTIKLFKVCRDRGIPIITFINKLDRPALSPFELLDNVESVLGIVAVPMSWPVGDGQQFRGIYERAEKHFHFFERTVGGMYKAPVTMVDIHDANVKSSLGEQAHAKLVEDLELIESALPQFDMDAFLKEKITPVFFGSALTNFGVENFLQYVCKLAPQPQPLNTSAGEIQPTTEKFSCFVYKVQANMNKAHRDRLSFVRIVSGRFERGMMVKHFRTDKEVKLNYPFQIFGRDRTILDEAYPGDVVGLINPGLFR
- a CDS encoding DUF2911 domain-containing protein — translated: MKKLFTMALMLSLLAYAASAQQLITLPEASPRAEMMQTIGLTTITINYGSPAVNGRKVWGDLVPYGLAPSGGFGSGNPMPWRAGANVNTTITFNHDVTVQGKPLAAGTYGVHMIPTEKDWTIIFSKNHESWGSFWYNEAEDALRVTTTPVKMNDHQERLCYGFDEMTYSSTIAYLRWEKLKVPFKIETNTPQIILANLRNELRNTTGFTWQGWNQAAGFCVQYNINLEEGLTWAEKAIAFGGGGNAQLMKARVLAQMGKTKEADDLIKATLETATEAEINNYGYQLLGQKKTKEAVEVFKVNVRRFPKSWNAYDSLADGYDQSGDKKLAVENYKKAMQMTTDENQKKRIDGILKKLQM